In Eleginops maclovinus isolate JMC-PN-2008 ecotype Puerto Natales chromosome 19, JC_Emac_rtc_rv5, whole genome shotgun sequence, the sequence AAGATGGAATTCTACACTGGAGCTGGTAAagaggatgcagagaaacaaatctcCACTGACCACTACCCTGGCGCAGCAAAAGAGCAAGGTTGCCATGTTGACTGACCAGGAGCTTGCCAAACTGCAAAAGCTGGAGGAACTACTGGAACCTTGCaggtatgttatttatttctggtttctcctccctctctttctttctccctatctcctgtgtacagtatatgtgacccgctttcctctctctctccatctcctatgtgtatgttgttttctctctccctcgactctttcacctgtgtgtgtgctgttctctctctctccatttcctgtgtatgatgttgttctctgtctattcctctctttcacctgtgtgtatgctgttctctctttctccatcttctgtgtgtgtatgttgttgttctctgtctctccctctctttcacctgtgtgtgtgttggttctctgtgttgttaataaagatttactcaaatgtttaacaccttgtgctTTCCATTGCAGATATGTGACTGAACTGCTGGGGGGAGAGCAGTATGTCTCCTGTTCAGTGGTCTTGCCAGCCTTACGCCACTTGTTCAGAGTTATGGAGccctcagacgatgatccagttTATGTTCTGAGGTTCAAGAAGGCCTTTACCACAGACCTAGCTCAACGGAAGGATACCAACCTCAAATGGCTGAAGATCACTACTGCCCTTGACCCTAGGTTTAAAGACCTTAAGTGCCttccaaaagatgaaaggagtgaGGTGTGGGCTTCAGTACGTGACCTGATGATGAGAGAGACACCAGCCCAACAACCAGCTGCTGAGACAACAGAGGAGCCGtcaccaaagaagaagaggaggatgtccatcttgctgtgttcttctgattcagatacaGATGACGAGGAGGAATCCATAGAGCATTGTCTGGATTGCtacaaagcagagccaaaaatgGACATAGAAGGGgggtcaaagagagagggagcacatgcCAGGCTGGCACCCATTGCACGCAAGTACCTGTCAACCCCTGCAACCACTGCCTTGTTAGAGGTTGTTCTCACTCTCAGGCCACATTATTCAAAAGAAGCGAGTTTCTTTGTCCCCTGAGAACGTAAACAAACTGGTCTGCCTCAGCAACTGGCTGAAAGTAAAGAAGGACTAAGTAAATTATCTTTTTGGAGTGAAAAATGTTCTAATGTTCAACGTTCTTATTTTTTTCGActtattgtttgtatttgcactttgcatgtgtgcactttaagccattaaaatggtctttgaatttaaatatactttctctgtgttaattctacattaatttgatattattcaaattaatattcattataagctttagtcttaaatagaaaaatgcaattaatttatGGAAAtattaatcgcgattaattaCAGAAATTTGTGTGATTAAttagttaattttttttaatcgattgacagccctaaataatatattgcattttgagTGTATGATTTATAATGACGGTCCTGTCTGCCATGATGACTGTTAAGGTGATGAGCCGAGGGAAACTAATAAACCTGGTGCGTTTGTGGAACCCCTGGGGCAAAGGAGAGTGGAACAGAGACTGGAGCGATCGGTGAGAACGACTTCAGAGATAAATTGCTCTGAATATTAAGATGGCTTTCCAATGACATGAGGATTAAAGACTTGTAGCCTTAGGCAACCATGGATCTTTTGCTGTATTGCAATATACTCAATGGCCTTTTCGGTACATTCCTATAGGTAGCATTTAGAAGGCTTAAAAGGTCATTCAGAAAAGAAGCATGAAAGCCAAattctttcactttttttttttacctagaCCTTTAGGTTAGCCTTTAGGCTTAAACAGAGCATTTGGatatggaaaaaaaggaaaccttTAACAGTTGTCATCTGAATATCCCTCTGggtattatttttttgccatttaACATACAGAACATACCAGCCGCACTGTATTTGCATATAAGCAAACCATTTTTGCCCCATTTTTTGAGCTCCAGCACATATTATGTTTCTGTAAGAACATGCCTTAGGATGTTTAGAAAGAACTGATGATAGGATATTGTCTGTCCTTAAGGTCTCCTCTGTGGAAAACCGTGAGTTACAACGATCGAGAAATTTGCCTTTCAGTGGCTGATGATGGAGAGTTTTGGTAAGCTAACTCAATAAATGTTGAAACCTTTCTATGCACCTGCATTTTTCTATCAATTTTCTATACAGTAGCAACTACTTGAAATCCGggattgtatttaaaaaaaaatattaccaACTGAAGAATCTGGAAGAATTAAttagatcctttacttaagtaaaagtacaagtaccaaAGTCTTAAAATACtagtaaagtaaaagtcctgatttcacaattttacttcagtaaaagtagaaaagtattagcatcaaaatgtacataaagGATTAGTTTAGGGAAAAGCGTAGCACTCCGATTCTGAGGTGGTAACAAGAAATAATTGGATATACTGTAAGAGCATGCAGAAAGAGATAAAAGTAGAAGAAGAGAGGTCAAAGGTGAAAGTGCCCCAACAGTCTATTACAGCTTACCTAGGGGCTGGTTAAGCCTGAGCCAGCCTAAAATATGAGCTTTATCCAAAAGTCAAACTATTTTGCCATGTTGAAACACAACAGGCACATTGCGTTAGAAAATGACAGTAGTCTGTTACAGGATTGTTGACATATTTTAAGACTCAAAGCACTTTGTAAAACCGGCTTGTTTTTCACTATTTTACAAactcacacattcacaataAACCAGTGAGTCATTAAGTGACAGATGGGTACAGGtatgtttgctgtgtttgtcAAAAAAAGAGACTTTCTCGACACTAGCTTCTATGGGCTAGAGATCCAACGCCTTGTATGTGATATACTaaaggacatctctaagcgactgaccaatcacaacagagctggctagctaaccaatcagagcagattgggctctggtttcagacaggaggggaaaataggtgctgcagcacaggcagtatgagaaaaataaagacattaaaggaggtaaatatattacaatacagaaatacaaactTATACAAACcgaaacatttgcataatatggCCTTTTTGATGACAATCACACTGAAAATCTCAATGTTAGGGTTTCTTAGTTTCAGCATCATATCCAGAGACTAAATATAGTATGTCAAATGAATCTCCACAGGATGAGCCTGGAAGACTTTTGTGAGTTCTACACAGATCTGGACATCTGCTCCGTGAGTCCAGACTTCCTTGATGGGAGCTCCTCCAGTCACTGGAAGTCCTACATGAATGAGGGTCGATGGGTTGCAGGAACAACTGCTGGAGGATGCATGAATAATAGAGGTACTCTAAGGATATCTGGACTTACATTTAACAAGGTTGGATAACATGTCCATACCAAGTGATCGATTACTCTTTATAGGACTAGGAAGTGGCACCTGTCAAATCACCAGAAACCATAATTTGGCAACTGAAGTCACTCTCCTTTTTCCcccttagtttttttttttttaatgtccccTTTTTTCTAGGAAGCAGTTCAACAAGACGAGGATTAGTTTTACACTTAgccataaccctaaccctaagagCAGTAGAGCAGTCTGGGCAGGAACAGTTTGACTTGGTATGTTATACAGTACAAGATTagaaaacaatttcaaattCATGGTTGTTTCAAGGTATTTCAATTTGCCTTGTTTTGTACCCCAACATTTCAGTCAACAGTAAAACCCAATTACATTTGGTTTTAATCTCTGTAAAATATCATACCACACACCCGACTCTTTGCACAGTGATTCATGCAAATAATCCTCTCTTTTTCCTACAGACAGTTACTGGACCAATCCACAGTATCGGGTCAAGATTGCCAGCCAAGATCTGGAGAACAACGGAGAGAAAAATGTGCTGGTGTCTCTCATGCAAAAGCCGCACAAGAGAAACAGACGACTGGTTCAAAGCATTCACATTGGTCTCTGTGTATTCGAGGTAAATACAGCGTGAGCATTTTTATCGATTCACAATACAGTAGATATGGAAGGCAGCTGAGGTTGTCAGATTAAGTGAAATCAACAATAAAGTCTGACCCAAATTGTATACAtaacattaatgcacatcacaACATGCAAACAGTATCTTGctatttttaatattgtaaatcCTGAACAACATGTTGTACATTTCTGCTCCACGCTACCGCTTTTTAGAATCAGCGTAAAtctccactttgaatatagAACATAgtattgtcatattttattacaCTTTACTGTACTCAGTTTCccacataattatattttgtgaaaatatcGTTTTTTGTTAAAGATGTTttggggcaaccagtgcctttaatcaAGTGATAGGTGTAtaatggggagacagagggatgATGCGGCAAATGGTCTTAGGCCTCCGCATGGGAACCAAGCCCCAGTATATGGGCCatcagctctaccaactgaaCTATACGATGGCCCgtaaatattgtgtttattcatCATTTGTTAcaattgtgttaaaaaaaaccttttcaatACTTTTACCAAAGCAAAATCCTAACTATTTAGTAATcaaactgattctgattctgattgtgtAGACCAGAGAGAGTTTAGATCCATCATGCTGTATGTAGGCTACTTGAACCTTTTATTTCCAAGTACTATAATATTTTTTTGAAAGTACAACAATACACTTCCAAGAAGATAGTACcaatcaaagaaaatgtttaatttattgaacAATTActgttgaattaaaacatctgaAGGTTGGGCAATACAACTATgctgaacagtgtgtgtgaatgtttctctctcttaaAGAGCAAGTAGCAGAAATACAGGTCTTTAACTCAAGCTTGCATAACTGTTAGGCAAGCTCCTCACCTCTGTCTCCCACTTTCAACACTGTATCTATAAATAAAGGCTCTCTCTGGCAAAACAATCATccattattaattattttctgAGCAGGACAGCATTATAATGACGCTTCCTTTTTCCGCCCTCCACCAGCACTTGATGGCTGGTGGACATgggtttttttcaaagtattattatttctttatattaccCTATAGTGATGGCCcccttatatttattttgtaaatgtgtggctttttttttgtttattatacaGGTTGAGTTTTCCCTATGCCTTCATGCCAGAATAGACTGTTATACTTCATTTTAAAGCTAATAATTAAAAGGGAGTGTTTGAGTGGTTGGTTAGTGAGGTAGATCTAAGACATGGGGAGTGTCTGCTTTTTATGTGGGAATTCACA encodes:
- the LOC134881362 gene encoding E3 SUMO-protein ligase ZBED1-like; the encoded protein is MVAAARLLPFEHLPCMAHSLQRTVTVSLKDSGSESVLAQCRKIVGHFKHSPSNAQELNEQQVAHGLKQESLAQDVATRWNSTLELVKRMQRNKSPLTTTLAQQKSKVAMLTDQELAKLQKLEELLEPCRYVTELLGGEQYVSCSVVLPALRHLFRVMEPSDDDPVYVLRFKKAFTTDLAQRKDTNLKWLKITTALDPRFKDLKCLPKDERSEVWASVRDLMMRETPAQQPAAETTEEPSPKKKRRMSILLCSSDSDTDDEEESIEHCLDCYKAEPKMDIEGGSKREGAHARLAPIARKYLSTPATTALLEVVLTLRPHYSKEASFFVP